In Poecile atricapillus isolate bPoeAtr1 chromosome 9, bPoeAtr1.hap1, whole genome shotgun sequence, the following are encoded in one genomic region:
- the LOC131582165 gene encoding haloacid dehalogenase-like hydrolase domain-containing 5, with amino-acid sequence MRRALPPLRALLGAARRLPAARGSCGRPAERSGHSALSVLPSFGFLFDIDGVLVRGKTPIPAARTAFQKLVNSQGQFLVPVVFVTNAGNCLRQKKADQLSHLLGVPISQDQVMMSHSPLRMFKRYHEKCVLVSGQGPLLDIAQDLGFCQPITIDALREKRPLLDAVDHDRRPNVLSPSAVELPKIEAVVLFGEPVRWETSLQLIIDVLLTSGYPGNPYEQENYPHIPVLACNMDLMWVAEAQSPRFGHGTFMVCLENIYKKITGKELKYEVLMGKPSRLTYQYAEHLIRAQALQRSWEQPIQTLYAVGDNLMTDVYGANLYNRYLESSRTGSKSRLQAKVSGGRGPATLSQDNEIGLSWENELASAAAAHCRSVLVCTGVYNPHTEVPLDTRDSVTETVFHGHRDFRFDPGLVEPDHIVPDVDAAVDLVFQLENFVPN; translated from the exons ATgcgccgggcgctgccgccGCTCCGCGCCCTGCTCGGGGCCGcccggcggctcccggcggcCCGGGGGAGCTGCGGCCGCCCGGCCGAGCGGAGCGGGCACAGCGcg ctcagcGTGCTGCCGTCCTTTGGATTTCTCTTTGACATTGATGGGGTGCTGGTGCGAGGGAAGACCcccattcctgctgccagaACAGCCTTCCAAAAGCTGGTCAACTCTCAGGGACAGTTCCTGGTGCCCGTGGTCTTTGTCACCAATGCAGGGAACTGCCTGCGCCAGAAGAAAGCTGACCAGTTGTCTCACCTGCTGGGGGTTCCA ATTTCACAAGATCAAGTGATGATGTCACACAGTCCTCTACGGATGTTCAAGCGTTATCATGAAAAATGTGTTCTGGTATCTGGACAAGGACCACTTCTTGATATTGCTCAAga cctTGGTTTCTGCCAGCCCATCACCATTGATGCCCTGCGGGAGAAACGCCCTCTCCTCGATGCAGTTGACCATGACAGAAGACCCAATGTCCTG TCTCCTTCTGCTGTGGAGCTTCCCAAGATTGAGG CTGTGGTGTTGTTTGGGGAGCCAGTGAGATGGGAAACCAGCCTGCAGCTGATAATTGATGTTTTGCTGACAAGTGGCTATCCTGGAAATCCCTATGAGCAGGAAAACTACCCTCACATTCCCGTGCTTGCCTGTAACATGGACCTGATGTGGGTGGCTGAGGCACAGTCCCCAAG GTTTGGACACGGGACATTCATGGTTTGTTTGGAAAACATTTACAAGAAGATCACTGGGAAAGAGCTGAAGTACGAGGTGTTAATGGGCAAACCCAGCAGGCTGACATACCAATATGCAGAGCACCTGATCCGGGCGCAGgccctgcagaggagctgggagcagcccatCCAGACCCTCTATGCTGTGGG GGACAATCTGATGACGGATGTGTACGGCGCTAACCTGTACAACCGCTACCTGGAGAGCTCCAGGACAGGTTCCAAATCCCGCCTCCAGGCCAAGGTTTCTGGAGGCAGAGGCCCTGCCACGCTCTCCCAGGACAATGAGATTGGCCTCAGCTGGGAGAACGAGCTGgcatctgcagctgctgcccactgCAGGTCTGTCCTGGTTTGTACCGGGGTGTACAACCCCCACACCGAGGTGCCCCTGGACACCAGGGACAGCGTAACTGAGACCGTGTTCCACGGCCACAGGGATTTCAGGTTCGACCCTGGCTTGGTGGAACCAGACCACATTGTGCCAGATGTGGATGCTGCTGTAGACCTGGTCTTCCAGCTGGAGAACTTTGTACCTAATTGA